A section of the Halichoerus grypus chromosome 11, mHalGry1.hap1.1, whole genome shotgun sequence genome encodes:
- the FADD gene encoding FAS-associated death domain protein, whose amino-acid sequence MDPFLVLLHSVSTGLSNDELTELKFLCRSRVGKRKLERVQSGLDLFNVLLEQNELDSEHTELLRELLVSLRRQDLLQRLDGFEAGAAGRVPPEERDLRAAFDIICDNVGKDWRRLARHLKVTDVKIDAIEEKYPRNLTEQVRESLRVWKSTKREDATVSHLVRALRACQLNLVADLIVEDQQARGLEDEDVSGRGGGSSIAVSLTSCDSDGPTLGAPW is encoded by the exons ATGGACCCGTTCCTGGTGCTGCTGCACTCGGTGTCGACCGGCCTGTCGAACGACGAGCTGACCGAGCTCAAGTTCCTGTGCCGGAGCCGCGTGGGCAAGAGGAAGCTGGAGCGCGTGCAGAGCGGCCTCGACCTCTTCAACGTGCTGCTGGAGCAGAACGAGCTGGACTCCGAGCACACCGAGCTGCTGCGCGAGCTGCTCGTCTCCCTGCGGCGCCAGGACCTGCTGCAGCGCCTGGACGGCTTCGAGGCGGGCGCGGCGGGCAGGGTCCCGCCGGAGGAGCGAG aCCTGCGTGCCGCGTTTGACATCATCTGTGATAATGTGGGGAAGGACTGGAGAAGACTGGCCCGGCACCTTAAAGTGACGGACGTCAAGATCGATGCCATCGAGGAGAAGTATCCCCGCAACCTGACAGAGCAGGTGAGGGAGTCGCTGAGAGTCTGGAAGAGCACCAAGAGGGAGGACGCGACAGTGTCCCACCTGGTGAGGGCGCTCAGGGCCTGCCAGCTTAACCTGGTGGCCGACCTTATCGTGGAGGATCAGCAGGCCCGGGGCCTCGAGGACGAGGACGTGAGCGGTAGAGGTGGTGGCAGCAGCATCGCCGTGTCCCTGACGTCCTGCGACTCAGATGGGCCCACCTTGGGGGCCCCCTGGTGA